A section of the Pseudomonadota bacterium genome encodes:
- the guaB gene encoding IMP dehydrogenase encodes MLKTEIEEAYSFDDVLLVPNYSEVLPKDIDTTTQLTKNITLNIPIVSAAMDTVTESQTAISMAREGGIGFIHRNMSIKSQAVEVDKVKKSESGMIVNPITINPDHKVYEVVQLMEEYKISGVPVTKGDKLVGIVTNRDLRFETNLDKKVCDVMTKDNLVTVSEGISLEDSKKLLHEHRIEKLLVVDKKGRLAGMITIKDIEKIKKYPNACKDKMGRLRVGAAVGVGPDIQERTEKLLGAGADVILIDTAHGHTKNVLDAVKILKSTFKDIELIAGNIATEKGAAALVKAGADAVKIGIGPGSICTTRIVAGAGVPQLTAIMNCKKIADKTGIPLIADGGIKFSGDLTKALGAGAHVIMIGGLFAGTEESPGESIFFQGRTYKVYRGMGSIEAMKSGSKDRYHQEHQDEDDKLVPEGIVGRVPSRGSLSSNILQLVGGLKAGMGYVGCKNLKELREKAKFIKISAAGLRESHVHDVIITKEAPNYRLD; translated from the coding sequence ATGTTAAAAACAGAAATTGAGGAAGCCTATTCTTTTGACGATGTTTTGCTCGTACCAAACTATTCAGAGGTGCTGCCTAAAGATATCGATACAACTACACAACTAACCAAAAATATAACATTAAATATTCCGATTGTAAGCGCTGCCATGGATACGGTAACTGAATCACAAACTGCTATCAGCATGGCCAGAGAAGGTGGAATCGGTTTTATCCACAGAAATATGAGCATAAAAAGTCAGGCTGTTGAAGTTGATAAAGTTAAGAAATCGGAAAGTGGGATGATAGTTAATCCAATCACTATAAATCCCGATCATAAAGTTTATGAAGTTGTACAATTGATGGAAGAATACAAAATTTCAGGCGTACCCGTCACAAAAGGGGATAAACTTGTCGGAATAGTAACAAACAGAGATTTGCGTTTCGAAACCAACCTTGACAAGAAGGTATGTGATGTAATGACAAAGGATAATCTTGTTACAGTTTCTGAAGGCATCTCGCTTGAAGATTCAAAAAAACTTTTACATGAGCACAGAATTGAAAAACTTCTTGTAGTTGATAAAAAAGGTCGCCTTGCAGGCATGATAACTATAAAAGATATTGAAAAAATAAAAAAATACCCGAATGCATGTAAAGATAAAATGGGAAGACTCAGAGTAGGAGCTGCCGTAGGCGTTGGCCCTGATATACAAGAACGTACAGAAAAGCTTTTGGGCGCTGGCGCTGATGTTATTCTAATTGATACTGCTCACGGACATACAAAAAATGTTTTAGATGCTGTAAAGATTTTAAAAAGTACCTTTAAAGATATAGAACTTATAGCTGGAAATATTGCAACGGAAAAAGGAGCTGCTGCTCTTGTTAAAGCCGGAGCTGATGCAGTAAAAATCGGAATCGGCCCCGGCTCCATTTGTACAACCCGTATTGTTGCCGGAGCAGGAGTGCCTCAGTTAACAGCAATAATGAACTGCAAAAAAATTGCTGATAAAACAGGAATTCCGCTTATCGCCGATGGTGGCATCAAATTTTCAGGAGATCTTACAAAGGCACTTGGAGCAGGTGCACATGTAATCATGATTGGCGGATTATTTGCCGGAACAGAGGAAAGCCCCGGTGAATCAATCTTTTTCCAGGGACGAACATATAAGGTTTACAGGGGCATGGGATCTATTGAAGCCATGAAATCCGGAAGCAAAGACAGATATCATCAGGAGCATCAGGATGAAGACGACAAGCTTGTTCCTGAAGGAATTGTGGGCCGTGTTCCTTCCAGAGGTTCTCTTTCGTCAAATATTCTACAGCTTGTGGGAGGGCTTAAAGCCGGAATGGGATATGTTGGATGCAAAAATCTGAAAGAATTAAGGGAAAAAGCAAAATTTATTAAGATATCTGCCGCAGGATTAAGAGAAAGTCATGTTCACGATGTAATTATAACCAAAGAAGCCCCCAATTACAGGCTTGACTGA
- a CDS encoding mannose-1-phosphate guanylyltransferase/mannose-6-phosphate isomerase, with protein sequence MQPTTNNIYSVLLAGGTGTRLWPVSRELYPKQLVRFIGNYSLVQSTIKRLASVIDPDKIKIVCAKEYLHETARHMQEIGINPDGKIICEPRGRNTAPAILLAVLNIIKIKEDAMICVFPTDHVIKNISLFNKKLKSAIKLAEKGYIVTFGIKPDYPETGYGYIEASSKVSPDGLHINRFVEKPDKKTAQQYLEAGNFYWNSGMLVFKADVMLEEFKKFTPSLFEMMTNITSRKNQFTKKHYGELEDIPIDIAIMEKTEKGLVIPSDFGWSDIGSWKSLYDFLPKDKTNNVLDGDVVIENTKNCFIMGRERLIAANHLENIVIVETPDSVFVSDIANSRNVKNIVSKLKKSKRKEYKRHKTVYYQWGNITLLEQKKGFTVTNIIVYPGSLYKISNPYGRTKQYLAVDGIAKIESVNKTLKLIKGKSFVFSEKKTINISNPNDSSIELICVETV encoded by the coding sequence ATGCAACCCACAACAAACAATATCTATTCCGTTCTTCTTGCAGGTGGAACCGGAACCCGTCTATGGCCTGTTTCAAGAGAGCTATATCCAAAACAGCTTGTAAGATTTATCGGCAATTATTCCTTAGTCCAGAGTACTATAAAAAGGCTTGCATCCGTTATAGACCCAGATAAAATAAAAATAGTATGCGCAAAGGAATACCTGCATGAAACTGCAAGGCATATGCAAGAAATAGGTATAAATCCGGATGGCAAAATAATATGCGAACCCCGCGGACGTAATACGGCACCTGCAATTTTACTTGCAGTATTGAATATTATAAAGATTAAAGAAGACGCGATGATTTGTGTATTTCCAACAGACCACGTTATAAAAAATATATCACTCTTTAATAAGAAACTTAAATCCGCCATAAAATTAGCTGAAAAAGGCTACATTGTCACATTCGGAATAAAGCCCGATTATCCTGAAACAGGATACGGCTATATAGAGGCAAGCAGTAAAGTTTCACCTGATGGACTACATATTAACCGATTTGTTGAAAAACCGGATAAAAAAACTGCGCAACAGTATTTAGAAGCCGGAAATTTTTACTGGAACAGCGGTATGTTAGTCTTTAAAGCTGATGTAATGCTTGAAGAATTCAAAAAATTTACACCTTCTCTTTTTGAAATGATGACAAATATAACCTCAAGAAAAAACCAATTTACAAAAAAGCATTATGGAGAATTAGAAGATATTCCCATAGATATTGCAATAATGGAAAAAACTGAAAAAGGATTGGTTATTCCTTCCGATTTTGGCTGGAGTGATATCGGATCATGGAAATCATTGTATGATTTTCTGCCCAAAGATAAAACAAATAATGTACTTGATGGTGATGTTGTTATCGAGAATACAAAAAATTGTTTTATCATGGGACGCGAAAGGCTTATAGCTGCAAACCATCTTGAAAATATTGTTATAGTTGAAACCCCCGATTCTGTTTTTGTGTCAGATATTGCTAACAGCAGAAACGTCAAAAATATAGTATCAAAACTAAAGAAAAGTAAACGCAAAGAATATAAACGTCATAAAACGGTTTACTACCAATGGGGAAATATCACCCTTCTTGAACAAAAAAAGGGGTTTACTGTTACAAATATAATTGTATACCCCGGTTCATTATATAAAATTTCCAATCCATACGGCAGGACTAAGCAATATCTTGCGGTAGACGGAATTGCAAAAATTGAGTCAGTCAATAAAACTCTAAAACTTATTAAAGGAAAATCCTTTGTATTTTCAGAAAAAAAAACCATAAACATTTCAAACCCCAATGATAGCTCTATTGAGTTGATTTGTGTGGAAACAGTGTAA
- a CDS encoding periplasmic heavy metal sensor, which produces MKKQFFTIFLAIAIVAFAFNAFAVQGNGYGPGDGYSPKKGQGYGPGDGYGRGSCYMKNLSEDEMKKADEERKAFFKATEELRQEIYAKKLELKSEIAKKNTDIEKSKKIQNEISGLKAQFDQKRLEHKLKMKAINPTLIRGFGGRGHERMMNKPCMKNMNK; this is translated from the coding sequence ATGAAAAAACAATTTTTTACAATCTTTTTAGCTATAGCAATCGTTGCCTTTGCTTTTAACGCTTTTGCAGTTCAGGGAAATGGATATGGCCCTGGAGACGGATATAGCCCAAAAAAAGGTCAAGGATATGGACCCGGAGACGGATATGGCCGTGGTTCCTGCTATATGAAAAATCTCAGCGAAGATGAAATGAAAAAAGCAGATGAAGAACGCAAAGCTTTTTTTAAGGCAACTGAAGAACTAAGGCAGGAAATCTATGCAAAAAAACTTGAATTAAAAAGTGAAATCGCCAAAAAAAATACGGATATTGAAAAATCCAAAAAAATCCAAAATGAGATCTCCGGGCTTAAAGCTCAGTTCGATCAGAAACGGCTTGAGCATAAGCTAAAAATGAAAGCAATAAATCCTACATTAATCAGAGGCTTTGGCGGTCGCGGACACGAACGAATGATGAATAAACCATGCATGAAAAATATGAATAAATAA
- the lon gene encoding endopeptidase La: MAETDKDDLIKMIEEDENDTNFPEIMPLMPVRDVVIFTDMLLPLFVGREKSVRAVEEAVRKDGFLLLVTQKDPNVENPAQDEMFRIGTVSKVLRMLKLPDGRVKALVQGVAKAKIVNFVRRKSIYRVKIERISEAPLKEVSLEIQALMRIVRENSEKIMAFRGELTGDVGSILEGINDPGKLADLVASNLKLKIEESQQLLELVNPLKRLKKVNELLSKEVQLSAMQAKIQSDVKDEISKSQRDYYLREQMRAINKELGDNDERSQELSSYRKKIKRCKMSKEAEKEAEKQLKRFEMMHTDSAEASVIRTYLDWLVELPWSKATKDIINIKHAKKVLDTDHYGLDNVKDRILEYLSVRKLNAKMKGPILCFIGPPGVGKTSLGKAISTAMKRKFVRISLGGIRDEAEIRGHRRTYIGALPGRILTGLKQCGSNNPVFMMDEIDKVGADFRGDPSAALLEALDPEQNSAFSDHYLNLPFDLSKVMFILTANLTDTIPSALLDRMEVINLSGYTSEEKKIIAETFLFPRQAKENGISTKKLSISSEAMSQIINEYTSEAGLRNLEREIGTICRKVARKIAEGEKGSFDISRKNLQKYLGVPKFIPEMDQEESQIGLSTGLAWTQVGGEALYIEAALIAGKGELIITGQLGEVMQESARAALSYARANLSSYGIEENIFDNTDVHIHVPAGAIPKDGPSAGIAMATALISVLINKPINKYVAMTGEITLRGRVLPIGGLKEKALGALRAGIQTIIIPEKNIKDLKEIPQNVKRKIKFITVKQMDEVLPLAIEGYTADDKTDEQDGKAKA, translated from the coding sequence ATGGCCGAGACCGACAAGGATGATCTGATAAAAATGATCGAAGAGGATGAAAACGATACAAATTTTCCGGAAATTATGCCACTTATGCCGGTGCGCGATGTTGTGATTTTTACCGACATGCTTCTTCCGCTTTTTGTAGGCCGTGAAAAGTCGGTCAGAGCTGTGGAGGAGGCGGTTAGAAAAGACGGTTTTTTACTGCTTGTCACTCAGAAAGATCCTAATGTCGAGAATCCTGCTCAGGATGAAATGTTTCGTATTGGTACTGTAAGCAAGGTTTTAAGAATGTTAAAGCTTCCCGATGGCCGTGTGAAAGCGCTTGTGCAAGGTGTAGCGAAGGCTAAAATAGTGAATTTTGTCAGGCGAAAATCAATTTATCGTGTAAAAATCGAAAGGATTTCCGAGGCGCCTCTAAAGGAGGTTTCTCTTGAGATTCAGGCATTGATGAGAATTGTACGCGAAAACTCAGAGAAGATAATGGCTTTTCGTGGGGAACTTACTGGTGATGTTGGTTCTATATTGGAAGGAATAAATGATCCCGGAAAGCTTGCCGATCTTGTTGCCTCAAACCTTAAGCTGAAAATCGAAGAATCCCAACAGTTGTTGGAACTTGTTAATCCGCTTAAACGTCTTAAGAAAGTAAATGAACTTTTATCAAAAGAAGTACAGCTTTCTGCTATGCAGGCCAAGATACAATCCGATGTAAAAGATGAGATATCAAAAAGCCAGCGTGATTACTATCTCAGAGAGCAGATGAGAGCTATTAACAAGGAGCTTGGTGATAATGATGAAAGAAGCCAGGAACTAAGTTCATACAGAAAAAAAATAAAACGCTGCAAAATGTCTAAAGAAGCTGAAAAAGAGGCTGAAAAGCAGCTTAAGCGGTTTGAAATGATGCATACGGATTCTGCAGAAGCTTCTGTAATAAGAACTTATCTCGACTGGCTTGTTGAACTTCCCTGGAGTAAAGCAACAAAAGATATTATTAATATCAAACATGCAAAAAAAGTTCTCGATACGGATCACTATGGGCTTGATAATGTAAAAGACAGGATACTGGAATATCTTAGCGTTAGAAAGCTTAATGCAAAAATGAAGGGTCCGATTCTATGCTTTATAGGCCCTCCCGGTGTAGGCAAAACTTCTCTTGGAAAAGCTATATCGACTGCAATGAAAAGAAAATTTGTCAGGATATCTCTTGGCGGAATAAGGGATGAGGCTGAAATAAGGGGGCACAGACGTACATATATAGGGGCACTTCCAGGTCGTATCTTAACCGGTTTGAAACAGTGCGGTTCAAACAACCCTGTTTTTATGATGGATGAAATTGATAAAGTGGGTGCGGATTTTCGCGGTGATCCTTCGGCTGCACTTTTGGAAGCCCTTGATCCGGAGCAGAATTCTGCTTTCAGTGATCATTATCTTAATCTTCCTTTTGATCTTTCAAAGGTAATGTTTATTCTTACCGCAAACTTAACGGATACTATTCCTTCCGCTCTTTTAGACAGAATGGAAGTGATTAACCTTTCCGGCTATACTTCGGAAGAAAAGAAAATAATAGCAGAAACTTTTCTCTTTCCGCGCCAGGCAAAGGAAAACGGCATAAGTACTAAGAAGTTATCAATCAGTTCGGAAGCGATGTCCCAGATAATCAATGAATACACATCGGAAGCCGGGTTGAGAAATCTTGAAAGAGAGATAGGTACCATCTGCCGTAAAGTAGCAAGAAAGATTGCAGAAGGCGAAAAAGGCTCTTTTGATATTTCGAGAAAAAATCTTCAAAAATATTTAGGTGTTCCAAAATTTATACCTGAAATGGATCAGGAGGAGAGTCAGATCGGCCTTTCGACAGGTCTTGCATGGACACAGGTCGGAGGAGAAGCTCTTTATATTGAAGCGGCATTGATTGCAGGAAAAGGGGAGCTGATAATAACAGGACAGCTTGGGGAAGTGATGCAGGAATCAGCAAGGGCTGCACTAAGTTACGCAAGAGCCAATCTTTCTTCTTATGGTATAGAGGAAAATATTTTTGATAATACTGATGTGCACATACATGTTCCGGCAGGAGCAATTCCCAAAGATGGCCCATCAGCAGGTATTGCAATGGCAACGGCTCTTATTTCGGTTCTTATAAATAAGCCGATTAATAAATATGTGGCCATGACCGGTGAAATTACACTTAGAGGAAGAGTCCTTCCTATTGGTGGTCTTAAAGAAAAAGCGCTTGGCGCACTTAGAGCAGGGATTCAAACTATAATTATACCTGAAAAAAATATTAAAGATCTTAAAGAAATACCTCAAAACGTAAAACGCAAGATCAAATTTATTACTGTAAAACAGATGGATGAAGTTCTTCCTTTAGCTATTGAGGGATATACGGCAGATGATAAAACAGATGAGCAGGATGGGAAAGCAAAAGCATAA
- the dnaE gene encoding DNA polymerase III subunit alpha, with the protein MSNISFPFVHLHVHTQYSLLDGAIRFKHLFNRAHDFNMDSVAITDHGSMFGALEFYSNAIENNIKPIIGCECYLAPRKLTDKTSIDGKGLSHLILLAENNEGYRNLCKLASIAQLEGFYYKPRIDKEVLQKYSKGLIALSACLHGEIPTLIGQGDIKQADSAARFYQDLFGENNFFLELQHNGIEIQTKINEALVDMGKRLSIPLVATNDCHYLNKEDARAHEILLCIQTAKTVKDPSHFKFETDQLYFKSGEEMNSFFATTPDALKNTTEIAKRCNVEMDFNNYHFPLFTTIEGQSEQELLEQKVSKGFEQVLAKIKLKNPSIDENLYRERLKHEMSVIISMGFPGYFLIVSDFIQYAKDNNIPVGPGRGSAAGSLVAYSLGITNLDPIEHGLIFERFLNPARKSMPDIDVDFCINGRDRVLKYVVEKYGENRVSQIITFGSMKPRAVIRDVGRALDIPLREVDEIAKMIPDVLNISLDEALKQEPKLSELVKQRSDIAELIAICRTLEGLTRHASTHAAGVVISDKPLDEYLPLYKGKNGELVTQFDMKRVEKIGLVKFDFLGLRNLTVIANTLSLISKQGKTPPDIDNLVLNDPATYKLLSDGNTTGVFQLESKGMKELLKRVRPENFEDITALVALYRPGPLESGMIDDYVERKHGRKSVEYLIPDLEPILKETYGVIVYQEQVMKIAGVIAGYSMAEADDLRKAMGKKIVEIMAAQRKRFVSGATAKGVPKENADTLFALIDKFGGYGFNKSHSAAYALIAYQTAYLKTHYQVEFMASLLTSEMGSTDSVVKYIAECASHDVPVLPPDINESDRDFSVNNQKIRFGLVAVKNVGEGAIDAVVETRNIKKFTSLFDFCERVDLKKVNKRVIESLIKCGAFDLTGSFRSRMMASLEDAVEYGQRVQREKNSPQIGLFGSIEDNGALPDTPAIPEIDEWNEKELLAFEKEYLGFYITGHPLNKYKELLLKYTNTDSFAIKDMNDGEIARFGGIITSTRVIKTRKGDDMAYVVTEDMHGSIETTVFPSVYAFAFDEIATDKSIIIQGKIQKDEKSLKVLADAIVPFEKVEEKWTSEIHFNIDIVTSSKDSLLKLKNIIINHPGLSKGFVHLIDPGKSDIIIELPDTMKLKPGFLLEKEVNILLGYNAVESVCKPIELHAVNNNSKYHKKSRSI; encoded by the coding sequence ATGTCTAATATATCTTTTCCTTTTGTTCATCTTCATGTTCATACTCAGTACAGTCTTCTTGATGGTGCCATAAGATTCAAACATCTATTTAATCGTGCACATGATTTTAACATGGATTCTGTTGCAATAACCGATCACGGCAGCATGTTCGGAGCTTTGGAATTTTATTCAAACGCAATTGAGAATAATATAAAACCTATCATTGGATGCGAATGTTACTTAGCGCCACGCAAACTTACAGATAAAACTTCTATAGATGGAAAAGGGCTTTCCCATCTTATACTTCTTGCTGAAAATAACGAAGGCTATAGAAATCTTTGCAAACTTGCATCAATTGCCCAGCTGGAAGGTTTTTACTATAAGCCTCGAATAGATAAAGAAGTACTGCAAAAATACAGCAAAGGCCTCATTGCTCTTTCGGCATGTCTTCATGGCGAAATCCCAACGCTTATAGGCCAGGGGGATATTAAGCAAGCCGATAGTGCCGCACGTTTTTATCAGGATTTGTTTGGTGAAAACAATTTTTTCTTAGAACTTCAGCATAACGGGATAGAAATTCAAACCAAGATAAATGAAGCTCTTGTTGATATGGGCAAAAGGCTTTCCATACCCCTTGTTGCAACCAATGACTGCCATTATCTTAACAAGGAAGATGCCCGCGCGCATGAAATTCTTTTATGCATACAGACTGCAAAAACAGTAAAAGACCCGTCTCATTTTAAATTTGAGACCGACCAGCTTTATTTCAAATCCGGCGAAGAAATGAATTCCTTTTTCGCAACAACCCCTGATGCGCTTAAAAATACCACAGAAATTGCAAAAAGATGCAATGTGGAAATGGATTTTAATAATTACCATTTTCCGTTGTTTACTACTATCGAAGGACAAAGCGAACAGGAACTTCTTGAACAAAAAGTTTCCAAAGGCTTCGAGCAGGTTCTTGCAAAAATTAAACTGAAAAATCCATCGATAGATGAAAACCTATACAGGGAACGCTTAAAACATGAAATGTCGGTTATTATTTCAATGGGCTTTCCCGGATATTTTCTGATTGTCTCTGATTTTATACAATATGCCAAAGATAATAATATCCCAGTCGGTCCCGGACGAGGATCTGCAGCTGGAAGTCTTGTCGCATACTCACTTGGAATTACCAATCTTGATCCAATCGAACATGGTCTTATTTTTGAACGGTTCTTAAATCCGGCGCGTAAAAGTATGCCGGATATTGATGTCGATTTCTGCATAAACGGTCGTGACAGAGTTCTAAAATATGTTGTAGAAAAATACGGTGAAAACAGGGTTTCCCAGATTATCACATTTGGATCAATGAAGCCCAGAGCTGTAATACGTGATGTCGGACGCGCATTAGATATTCCCTTGCGCGAAGTAGATGAAATTGCAAAGATGATTCCTGATGTTTTAAATATAAGCCTTGATGAAGCATTAAAACAGGAACCAAAGCTGTCGGAGCTTGTCAAACAGCGATCTGATATTGCAGAACTGATTGCCATTTGCCGCACACTTGAAGGATTAACCCGTCATGCATCGACACATGCTGCCGGAGTTGTTATTTCAGATAAACCACTCGATGAATATCTGCCTCTTTACAAGGGTAAAAACGGCGAACTTGTTACACAGTTTGATATGAAGCGGGTTGAAAAGATTGGGCTTGTAAAGTTCGATTTTTTAGGACTTCGTAATCTTACTGTAATCGCAAACACGCTTTCCCTTATTTCAAAACAAGGTAAAACCCCTCCTGATATTGATAATCTGGTTCTTAATGATCCGGCCACATATAAACTTCTTTCAGATGGAAATACAACCGGAGTATTCCAGCTTGAAAGCAAAGGGATGAAAGAGCTTCTTAAAAGGGTCAGACCCGAGAATTTTGAAGATATAACAGCGCTTGTAGCTCTTTACAGACCCGGCCCATTAGAAAGCGGAATGATTGATGATTATGTGGAAAGAAAGCACGGCAGAAAATCTGTTGAATATCTTATACCTGATCTTGAACCCATACTTAAAGAAACTTATGGAGTAATAGTATATCAGGAACAGGTAATGAAAATTGCCGGTGTTATAGCTGGTTATTCCATGGCTGAAGCCGATGATCTTAGAAAAGCAATGGGTAAGAAGATCGTAGAAATTATGGCTGCGCAAAGGAAACGTTTTGTTAGTGGTGCAACCGCAAAAGGCGTACCGAAAGAAAATGCCGATACACTATTTGCCCTTATTGATAAATTCGGCGGTTATGGATTTAACAAATCTCACAGTGCGGCATATGCACTTATCGCATACCAAACCGCATATCTGAAGACACACTACCAGGTTGAGTTCATGGCCTCACTATTAACCAGTGAAATGGGTTCTACGGATAGTGTTGTAAAATATATTGCCGAGTGCGCAAGCCACGATGTTCCTGTTCTTCCCCCTGATATTAATGAAAGCGACAGGGATTTTTCCGTAAACAACCAAAAGATAAGGTTCGGCCTTGTCGCAGTCAAAAACGTGGGAGAAGGCGCTATTGATGCAGTAGTTGAAACAAGAAATATTAAGAAATTTACTTCTCTGTTTGACTTTTGCGAACGGGTTGATCTTAAAAAAGTTAATAAACGCGTTATAGAAAGCCTGATAAAATGCGGAGCATTCGATTTAACAGGAAGCTTTCGTTCAAGAATGATGGCTTCTCTTGAAGATGCTGTCGAATACGGACAGAGAGTCCAAAGAGAAAAAAACAGTCCGCAAATAGGTTTATTCGGATCTATTGAAGATAATGGCGCATTACCTGATACTCCTGCAATTCCTGAAATTGATGAATGGAACGAAAAAGAACTTCTCGCCTTTGAAAAAGAATATCTTGGTTTTTACATCACCGGGCATCCGCTTAACAAGTATAAAGAACTTCTTCTAAAATATACCAACACGGATTCTTTTGCTATAAAAGATATGAATGACGGTGAAATTGCAAGATTCGGCGGAATAATAACAAGCACAAGAGTAATTAAAACCAGAAAAGGGGATGACATGGCATATGTTGTAACGGAAGATATGCATGGAAGCATTGAAACCACTGTTTTCCCTTCCGTTTATGCTTTTGCCTTTGATGAAATTGCTACAGACAAATCTATTATTATCCAGGGCAAGATTCAAAAAGATGAGAAATCATTAAAAGTGCTTGCCGATGCTATCGTTCCGTTTGAAAAAGTTGAAGAAAAATGGACATCAGAAATACATTTTAATATTGATATAGTAACATCTTCAAAAGATTCGCTTTTGAAATTGAAAAATATTATTATAAATCACCCCGGCCTATCTAAAGGCTTTGTACATTTAATAGACCCTGGGAAATCGGATATTATCATAGAACTTCCGGATACAATGAAATTAAAGCCCGGTTTTTTACTTGAAAAAGAAGTAAATATCCTTCTGGGATACAATGCTGTGGAAAGTGTATGCAAACCTATAGAACTTCATGCAGTAAACAATAACAGTAAATATCACAAAAAAAGCAGAAGTATATAA
- a CDS encoding threonylcarbamoyl-AMP synthase: MLLEVNPVNPQKRLISKVVDILKKGGVIAYPTDTYYGIGCDIMNKKAIEKIYLLKQRDKNRPFSFICSGLKNISDYAKVSNYAYKTMKRLLPGPYTFVLEGSKLVPKIMLTNRKTAGIRVPNNKICLALVEELGNPVITTSATMPDGTVFDNPSLINEYYNTRISVVIDGGPVVGQPSSVVSLIDDIPEVIRQGIGDVSIL, translated from the coding sequence ATGCTTTTAGAAGTCAACCCTGTAAATCCACAGAAACGTCTTATCAGCAAGGTAGTTGATATACTTAAGAAGGGTGGGGTCATAGCTTATCCAACCGATACATATTATGGAATTGGCTGTGATATAATGAACAAAAAGGCTATTGAGAAAATATATTTATTAAAACAAAGGGATAAAAACAGGCCTTTTAGTTTCATATGTTCCGGATTGAAAAACATAAGTGATTACGCCAAGGTATCAAACTATGCTTACAAGACTATGAAAAGACTTTTGCCCGGGCCATACACTTTTGTACTTGAAGGATCAAAGCTGGTCCCTAAAATAATGCTTACAAACCGGAAAACAGCAGGAATCAGGGTGCCAAACAATAAAATTTGCCTTGCTCTTGTTGAGGAGCTTGGAAATCCTGTTATTACAACCAGCGCCACTATGCCGGATGGTACTGTCTTCGATAATCCGTCTTTAATCAATGAATATTATAATACACGAATCAGCGTAGTAATTGATGGGGGGCCGGTTGTAGGACAACCATCAAGTGTTGTTTCACTGATTGATGATATTCCTGAGGTTATCCGGCAAGGAATTGGAGATGTATCCATTCTATAA
- a CDS encoding A24 family peptidase: MYNYVIHILTFIFGLLIGSFMNVCIYRLPLSKSIVTPRSMCPGCDSFIKFYDNIPVLSYIFLRGKCRKCNIHIPLRYPLVEIISGFAALSCFIKFGLSVETIVYFAFTAALIVITFIDIDHQIIPDVISLPGIPTGLLLASFFLPSMNFKESIIGILAGGGSLFAVAWIYSLITKKEGMGGGDIKLLAMIGSFIGWQGVLFTIFTASLTGTIVGITVMLKTRKNVKLAVPFGPFLSIGAILYILFGTEIISWYFNILK, from the coding sequence ATGTATAATTATGTTATCCATATATTAACATTTATATTCGGGCTTTTAATAGGAAGTTTCATGAATGTGTGCATATACAGGCTTCCTCTTTCAAAATCAATTGTCACACCCCGTTCAATGTGCCCCGGCTGTGATAGCTTTATAAAATTTTACGATAATATCCCGGTCTTAAGCTATATATTCCTTAGGGGAAAATGCAGAAAATGTAACATACATATTCCTTTGCGCTATCCTTTGGTTGAAATTATAAGCGGCTTTGCCGCTCTTTCATGTTTTATTAAATTCGGACTTTCAGTGGAAACGATAGTGTATTTTGCTTTTACGGCCGCACTTATTGTAATTACCTTTATTGATATAGACCATCAAATTATACCTGATGTTATATCTTTGCCCGGTATACCGACAGGTTTATTGCTGGCATCATTTTTTCTGCCGTCAATGAACTTTAAAGAATCTATCATAGGAATTCTTGCCGGCGGAGGAAGCTTGTTTGCCGTAGCCTGGATATACAGTCTTATCACAAAAAAAGAGGGCATGGGTGGTGGCGACATAAAGCTTCTTGCAATGATAGGCTCCTTTATTGGATGGCAAGGAGTTTTATTTACTATTTTTACCGCTTCTTTAACCGGAACGATAGTCGGAATTACAGTTATGCTTAAAACCAGAAAAAATGTAAAACTGGCTGTACCCTTTGGACCGTTTCTTTCTATCGGAGCTATCTTATATATCCTTTTCGGGACAGAAATAATTTCATGGTATTTTAATATATTGAAATAA